From a region of the Malania oleifera isolate guangnan ecotype guangnan chromosome 12, ASM2987363v1, whole genome shotgun sequence genome:
- the LOC131144395 gene encoding membrane protein PM19L-like, producing MANGGELKQVAGLLLGLNFCMYVIVLGIGAWAMNRAIDHGFIIGPGFDLPAHFSPIYFPMGNAATGFFVMFALIAGVVGAASALSGINHLRSWTIDSLPGAASAAVIAWALTLLAMGFACKEIELRIRNSRLRTMEAFIIILSATQLLYIAAIHSASSRR from the exons ATGGCAAACGGTGGGGAGCTGAAACAGGTGGCAGGCCTGCTTTTGGGCCTCAATTTCTGCATGTATGTCATTGTTCTTGGCATAGGCGCATGGGCAATGAATAGAGCTATTGACCATGGCTTCATCatcg GGCCTGGATTTGACCTTCCCGCACATTTCTCACCCATATACTTCCCCATGGGGAACGCCGCCACCGGCTTCTTTGTCATGTTTGCTCTGATCGCCGGAGTCGTCGGGGCTGCCTCGGCCCTCTCCGGAATCAACCATCTCCGGTCGTGGACCATCGACAGCTTGCCGGGGGCAGCATCAGCTGCTGTCATTGCCTGGGCTCTTACTCTCCTTGCCATGGG TTTTGCTTGTAAAGAAATAGAACTCCGCATCAGGAATTCTCGATTG AGAACAATGGAGGCATTTATAATCATCCTCTCAGCTACACAGCTCTTATACATTGCAGCCATTCACTCAGCTTCATCCAGGAGATGA